From the genome of Pelobates fuscus isolate aPelFus1 chromosome 6, aPelFus1.pri, whole genome shotgun sequence, one region includes:
- the LOC134566027 gene encoding vomeronasal type-2 receptor 26-like, with the protein RIGGLICCYDCIECPEGEITNISDSESCTKCPEKEWPNKWKNQCIPKLVEFLSYKEDAISAIFSFLSLLLFLITVAIIVIFNLFKRTAIVRANNKNLSFILLVSIMLSFLCVFLFLGRPVDITCMLRQSTFAIIFSVAISCVLGKTMMIYTAFKATKPGSAWGKWVNVKVSNSLVLIFSSVQIIINICWLITSPPYQELDIHSYPGKIIIQCNEGSVMFFYSVLGYMGFLAAVSFIIAFLAKTLPDSFNEAKYITFSMLVFCSVWIAMIPGYLSTKGKYMVAVEIFAILTSSAGLLACLFFPKCYIIVFTPEMNSKMYLLGSRYKIMSR; encoded by the coding sequence ATAGTGAGAGCTGCACAAAATGTCCAGAGAAAGAATGGCCGAACAAGTGGAAGAATCAATGTATCCCTAAACTGGTGGAATTTCTATCATATAAAGAAGATGCAATTTCTGCaattttttcatttctttccCTATTACTCTTCCTTATAACAGTTGCAATAATAGTTATTTTTAACTTATTCAAAAGGACAGCAATTGTTAGAGCCAACAATAAGAATCTCAGTTTCATTCTTCTTGTCTCCATCATGCTGAGCTTcctctgtgtatttctgtttctCGGACGCCCTGTGGATATAACCTGCATGCTGCGTCAATCCACTTTTGCCATCATATTTTCAGTAGCAATCTCTTGTGTTTTGGGAAAGACTATGATGATCTACACTGCTTTTAAAGCAACTAAACCCGGCAGTGCTTGGGGAAAGTGGGTCAATGTAAAGGTGTCCAATTCACTAGTTTTGATTTTCTCTTcagttcaaattataattaaCATTTGTTGGTTGATTACTTCTCCTCCATATCAGGAACTGGACATACACTCTTATCCAGGAAAGATTATCATTCAGTGTAATGAAGGTtcggttatgtttttttattccGTTCTGGGTTACATGGGTTTTCTGGCAGCTGTTAGTTTCATAATAGCTTTTTTAGCCAAGACATTACCAGACAGTTTTAATGAAGCCAAGTACATCACCTTCAGCATGCTGGTATTCTGCAGTGTTTGGATTGCAATGATCCCAGGCTATCTGAGCACCAAAGGGAAATACATGGTGGCTGTAGAGATATTTGCCATATTGACCTCAAGTGCTGGACTTTTAGCATGTTTATTTTTCCCAAAATGCTACATAATTGTGTTTACACCAGAAATGAATTCAAAAATGTATTTGCTTGGATCCAGATATAAAATAATGTCCAGATAA